CTACCGTGTTCCAACCAGAAGTCAGTAGGACGGCCACCGATGGGCTTGATCTGAAACTTGCGAACAGCACCCAAACTGATTGATGCGATCGCGGGGTCAAGTCCCATAGATGAGTCATTGTCCGAATGCCATGCGATAGAGTCCGAGCCTGTCCGGTACTGATTTCCGATGACTATACGAAAGCTGTAGCCAGTGAATGCGATGATTCTGTCTCTCAATTCGGCAAGCTTTTCTGTCCAGGGTAAAGGACGGAGCAGTACACTCTTGGAATAGTAGTAGTTACAGCCTTTGTCACCGTACAGACATTCCAAGCGAGGAACATTTGTAGTTTTTCCCAGCATTCTGATCTGATTTTGCTGCCATTGCAGACCCAAACAGTGTTGATAGAGTTGATTGGCTTCTTGAGTGGTTAGAAATTCTGGGTAATAGGTGACTGGTAGGGTTGGGGTGGATTCGGGAAATAAATTGAGTTGTTGCATATTTGGATTGAATTGAATTGATGTAGTGGGTTATGTTGCGGAGAATTTGGGTGGTAAATTTCAGGAGATAAAAGCGAAAACTGATACAATAGAATTAACATTCATCACTGAGACAATCGGACGGCGATTTCACTTTACGAAGGAGTGAGATCGCTCTTTACTTTTTCAAACTGGCTAATGATTTCTGGAATACTGAGCATTTGAAATTCTCCTGATGAATCAAAGAGTTTGGGTGCTTGCAACCTTGTGTTCAAAGAGTTGTTTTAAGTTTTGAAAAGAATGCGGAATTTTGTGAGCAATTGTGTATAAATAAACAACCTATTTTCCTCCTGCAATCGTGGCGCTTTTGTGTACGGTTGCTTTTTACTTTTTGACCAGCCGCATCGTCTTCTTATTAGAGAAAGCCCCAGCCTGCCTTAGTGCTGCTGTTGGGTAACGTACTAGTTTTGACCACTAGAGAAAACCTCAATCAACACACTTTCGGGATACAAGCCAACTCTGCCAAACCTGGGGTCATGAATGCGTTCAATTTCGATGTTTTGTTTACGGCACAAAGCACTGGCCTTCTTTCCCTTTGCACTCGCTTCTTTGGCTGAGATTTCTAATCCTTGGAGATTAGCGAAACCAACGATACTGTACTTGTGACCGGAGGGAGTATTTACTCTGTCTTGCTCAACTTCGACGGCTTTGAGCCTTTCTAAAATTTCGGCTTGCTGTTGTTGCTGTTGAATTAAACGTTGTTCTTGTTCTGCCATCTGTTGGGCGATCGCAGCGAGTAACTGGATTTGGGTCATGGTGGTTTCATGGGAAGGTGCAGGTTTTGTCCAGCCTGTGATATCTTGCATCCAGGCACGAACGCCCACACTTTCAAACGCTTCACAGGCGAGTCTTGCTTGTTGGCTACATCTTTTCCCGGCTTCGTAACCGTAATAATGTAGTATTGTGGCAACAGCGACATCAGGGATACCAGACTGCGACCAAGTTAAAACATCTACGCCTTCAAATCCTTTACGGATAAGCTTTTCAACTAATTTAGAGCCGGAATTGTCCACGGCTGTTTTGAGACTTCTGGCTAATCCAGTTGCATCAACTCCAGCTAATCTTGCTGTGGCGCGAATACTGGCCTTACCTCTGCCAGTTGAGTCAACAGAAATCTCTTGTTTAATCTGCTCAATGATTTGGGCAATTTCGATTTGTGTGTGAGTCATATCAATTTGCAGTTGAAGAATGTTAGGTGTGGTTGTTTTTTCGGTATGATTGCGATGGCATGACTGAAGCTGTGTAATAGAAGACTGTTACCCTATTAATTGAATGCCATCAGGCGATCACTAGCACTCTTTGGCAAGAGATCGCTTTCATTTAGACCTGTGACAATTCACTAGTTTCAGCAGTCAAAATTTGGGCGTTTATTTCTTCAAAAACAACGTGAAAGTTATCCATCACAAGTGCCAATTGCCCACTGTTATATAAGTTAAAAACCTGTTGTTTTATTGCTGCTTGTGTTAATCCGTCTGGAAGATTAACGAGAGTCTCCGTGAATACTTGTTGAGTTATTTGAACTGTGACTATCATGTTTGTTATCCTCAAGATAAGGAGTGTTTTTGTGTAGCGGTTGCACTAGCAATCGCTTTATTAAACATTGACCTTAACCAAATCCTTTTCAGCAATTAAGTAAAAACGATTTGGTTTATTGTTGGTATGGTCAAGACTAGGGGATGAAAATTCAATCAAATAAAACCAAGCACCATCTACAAGCTGAATCCCCAACACCAAACGCTGTTTCTTCCCATATCCGAGTGAACGGAGCAGAACTCTATCCCCTAACGCAAATTCAGGCTGGAAGTTGGTGTTAATTTGCCGCCCTGTTGCAATGATTTGGTGCTTGGTGGCGTGTAGGACTTCTGAGCCAGTATCAATTGAATAAATCCAGTTGTCATACAACCATTTCACTCCGCAGCAGTGACCAAACTTTCTGTTAGTCTTCAGGTAAACGCGCTCAAATAATTTGGCTTCTATGTGATAGATTTTGAACCCCCAAGATGGGGATAAATACCAGCATCTTTCTAAATCTGTGATTTTTTCAGTCATAAATAACTCTCTAAAATTTGATTAGCAATCGCCCCAACATAAGCACTCATTCAAGCGATTGCTATTTCCTAATCAACACTCTCGAATACAACTGAAGGCTGTTGATTGGTTTCTAGTTCGCATTTCAAATATGAAAGTGCTGTTTGAGCATCACCTATAGTTAAGTCTGGCTGATAATCAAGTGCTTGGTAATCGGGATGTAGTTCAATCTGAGATATCAGATATTTGGCAGATTCAACTAATAGCAATAAATCTGGTAAATCCATTGATTTTGCTCCTTCTATCTGAAACTAAAACTGCTTAATAACTGACAGTACAAATCCATGTCCGGTATTCTTGATTTGTGCCTGTTTCTTGTCCAACAAATACTGAATAATCGCTTGTGAAAACTGAACACGATGTAGAGGTATAGAACCACCAGAACCACGCAGCGATCGCAATAATCTAGCAGCAGTTCTTTCAACGTAAGGATCGAAAACTTTAGGCATCCTCAGAACCTCCGATTGCTGCCAGTTGCTCTTGAATTGCTTTGATTTGCTGTTGATGTTCTTCAATTTCTGCTTGCAATTGCTGTTGTATCTCTGCGACAGAAAGCGTTTGAATTTGGTCTTCAGAGTAATGGCGGACTTCATCTGAATGTTTGTCGGGCAGTACTGTATACCGCCAAGAATTACCGTATTCATGGGCTAATTGTGTTCCAGCAGGTTTGTACTCTAAACCGATGACTATGCCCTGCTGAGTCCGTTGACCGAAGGTGAATCTGGGGTATTCCCAGCCGGTTGGAATGCTGATGGTGGGTTGCATAGATTTGTTGATGGTTGAAGGGATTCTTGAATTCAAAATTCAAAATTCAAAGTGCAAAATTAATTTTGAATTTTGAATTTTGCATTTTGAATTGACTTTTTGCTTACGCCGCAACTAATTCCCGCACTGGCTCAAATTCCATCAAAAGCCGCCATTCCTGTTGACTGAGTTGGTCAAATGGTCTGTTTAACAATTCATCCCAATCCAAAACTTCAGCCACCAACAGCATTTGCATGGCTTCATCCACCGAATCACACGCTACCTTCTGCCCTTCTGAAACAGCCCGGATGAACCACCAATGACCGTCTGTAAACCCGACTTCGCCTAATTTCTTGTCATCCTTATAAACGCCATCATCAAGCAGTTCCAAACCATATTTGTCGCATTCAGTGGCAATCTGTACCATAATTTCATTGCCAGTGGTGCAGGGTTTGTCTGTGACGGTCTGTTCTTGCACTGGTAATGAGCCGTCTTTGTAATGTATGCGAATGTAGCGATCGCACATCATTGGGGTAGCTGCACGAAATTCTTCTGCGTTGTTCACCATGACTACCCATCGTTGAGTCACAAAATCGTCGTCATCGTGGGTTACGGTGGCAATCAGCTTGTCGCCTGCGTAATATTCTTTGTCGAAGAAAGATATATCAACTACTCTCAATTCTTCCGGTGCAATCTCTTCAGCTGGCTCCGCAACATACCCGTTCAGTTCTTCTTGAGCAATCGCTTGTTCGTCGGGGGCAGCAATTCTTTTGAGGTGCGGTAGAGCGCAACGGACGGGCGGTTGCTGGGCGGGGGTTGTATGTGGCATGATGGGAATCTCCATGAATATGTGGAACAAAAGGCGATCTCTGAGTTTGCGAGACTAGGGCGGTCGTCTTTTGCTTTTGTGTTTGTGTTTAGATAAATGTTGTGGTTTAGCACAACGTTCTCAATCAGATTAAGCGTAGCTTTATATTTCTTGCTCAAAGCCAGTGGCTAGAAGCGTAAATTGTGAAGAGAGAGTTTAAGCAGCCACTTTTGTTGTCGAAATTTTCAGGATTGAGCGTTTTTCCGTTATTAGTAATTCTTCTCTTGCTTCACAATTAATATATTAGTCTACCTTGGTTGCCACGGTCAACCATTGTAGACAGAAAAAGCATAAATTTTTACTAGTTCTTTGACGGGTATAGATAAAGTTTCACTAATACCACGAGCTATTTCTAAAGAAATAATTGAGTATTTACCGTTTAAAAGCTTACTAAGATTTTGATGACTACAGGAAATATTCATTGTCTGTAAAGCTTGCGCTAACTCTCTTACAGACATATTATTATGTTGTTGCATTGCAGCTTTGACTGTGGCAATTTTTTCGGAATTCCACCGGACGTAAGCCACATCGTCAATATCTACGGCCATTATTTGGATTTCCTTACTGCCTACCACGGTTGACAATCTCATTTTAAATGTCTACCATAGTTTACGTCAATGTAGGTAAGCGATGGCTAGAGTAGTGGTTGCTCGTTTGCCATACCCAAGAAAGTTAGTTTTGAAAGAGCCTCAAGTTTGTTTAAAAGCAATCGCAAGTATGGCTGAATTCCTCAATTTTCTGATAAATATCTGCAAAGTTTAGTAATGCTCTAATTAGGTATACAGGGTCAAACAACAAGACCCAAAGTTCTGCAAACAGTGATCGCAGGCACACCTAATGCCCACACTCTGAAGCACCAAGCCGTTTTGCAACTGAAGTTGGTTTTACAGGTGGCGATCGCAAGCGGGCTAATGTTTGCAGTGGGTTGCATCGATCTGTCTACGAATGAACTATGGCACAGATCAGTTACTGAAGTGAATGAACTGCTGGCGTGGCAGATAGCGGTGCTGCTGAATGTGCTGATACTGTAGGGGCAACTGAATAATTCGTATAAACCTTATGGGAACTGCTAATCATTGCATATGTTGGATTTTGCTGGAAGAAGAATGTGATACTTGTAAGCAGTTGAAAATACTTATAAAATAAAAACTTTAAACATATATTTCTCTCTTTCAGAAGTAAAAATAAGCTAGAAGTTGCCCTTGAACCTAAAATTAACTTTTTTAAGAAAAGATGTCTTTTTTAGGAAAAATTTTTGATTTTCTTTAGATAACCTACTATCGTAAATCTACTGATCCTGCTAATATACTATTCAATGCTGTTCTGAAGATTTGTACGAGTAAAGCTCACAAAGCTAAACATATTTAGTATGGTTACAGTGCTAGATTAAGTGGCATTGAAAAGTTTGTTTTGTTTAACCATAGTCTTTCTGCTATGAAATTGCAGAGGTTTTGTTGTGGTTAACTATTCTCTCGCTATAAGTTTGCAATATGGCTCCAATTAGTAAGGTAATTTGCATTGCCTTTGTTTGACAACTCATTATGACTTGACAATAACTATGAAAACTAAATAAAGCGTTTCTGAATTATCGGATGATTTCGCCCAATTTGAAACGGATGATTAATTCTTTCAAGTGCCGATTCATTATACATTTATGCAACGCTACTAATAAATGTATTAAGTTTTTCTAGTTTTCAAATATCTAAGCGCAATTCTATTGAAGATTGCGTTAGATAATTTTGGTCTTCTTTTGTACCTTATAAGGTTGTAGTTCTTATGAAAGTCTTAACTGATACTCAAGTTGCTATTCAATACAAAAAATTAAATTTATCCTTTAAGCTCATCACTTTTAGTAGTACAAAGCTCCAAGCACTTAAAGCAGTGAAGCCTACTGTGATCGCTATGGGTTGTATTACAGCTGGAATAATTGTCGGGACATCGGCACAAGCGGCACAACGAACAGTAAGCGACTCACGTACGGACGGCACGCTGACACTTATCAACGATACACGATCAGAGGTGTTGATATTTCTCCATAAAGTAGGGGAAACAGAGGCATATACTCGATATGCCTATCTTCCTGCCTGTAGTAAGCGACAAATGTCTGATGACTATAGCGGAGGGTGGCAAGCCAGCGTCAATCTGCAAGAACCGACTAACCTTACCCCAGCGTTTGATGGTAACAGAAGGTTCTACACATCTGCCCACAACGGCAATACACATCCATTACCCTGTAAAATTCCCCATCAACCTGCACGTAGCACTCAAGTATCATGGTTACAGTCAGAACAAGTACCCCGTACCATACAGGTGGCAGCAGGGCTTCCTCGTATCAACATTTTTGGTTCCATAACATCTAATTTTGGTGAAACCCTTGTCCAAGAAGTAGGATTGGCTGTGAGAAAATCACCATTTAAAGATATAGTTCATGGTAATGAGCAAGAGTTTGCGACACTT
This DNA window, taken from Aulosira sp. FACHB-615, encodes the following:
- a CDS encoding alpha-ketoglutarate-dependent dioxygenase AlkB — encoded protein: MQQLNLFPESTPTLPVTYYPEFLTTQEANQLYQHCLGLQWQQNQIRMLGKTTNVPRLECLYGDKGCNYYYSKSVLLRPLPWTEKLAELRDRIIAFTGYSFRIVIGNQYRTGSDSIAWHSDNDSSMGLDPAIASISLGAVRKFQIKPIGGRPTDFWLEHG
- a CDS encoding helix-turn-helix transcriptional regulator gives rise to the protein MAVDIDDVAYVRWNSEKIATVKAAMQQHNNMSVRELAQALQTMNISCSHQNLSKLLNGKYSIISLEIARGISETLSIPVKELVKIYAFSVYNG
- a CDS encoding DUF1392 family protein yields the protein MTEKITDLERCWYLSPSWGFKIYHIEAKLFERVYLKTNRKFGHCCGVKWLYDNWIYSIDTGSEVLHATKHQIIATGRQINTNFQPEFALGDRVLLRSLGYGKKQRLVLGIQLVDGAWFYLIEFSSPSLDHTNNKPNRFYLIAEKDLVKVNV